A window from Primulina eburnea isolate SZY01 chromosome 2, ASM2296580v1, whole genome shotgun sequence encodes these proteins:
- the LOC140823909 gene encoding NADH dehydrogenase [ubiquinone] 1 beta subcomplex subunit 3-B-like produces the protein MAKPLGSTGEFFKRRDEWRKHPMLSNQWRHATPDLGIALVAFGIYLVGETAYNKIYAPKSHSHTTSSSSSH, from the exons ATGGCGAAGCCGCTGGGATCCACCGGAGAGTTCTTCAAGCGGCGCGACGAGTGGCGGAAGCACCCAATGTTGTCGAATCAGTGGCGGCACGCCACACCCGACCTTGGTATCGCGCTTGTTGCCTTCGGTATATATCTTGTCGG AGAAACCGCGTATAACAAGATCTACGCTCCTAAATCTCATTCTCATACcacctcttcttcttcttctcactga